A single Stutzerimonas stutzeri DNA region contains:
- a CDS encoding PA4780 family RIO1-like protein kinase: MKTPKRLEPLVEDGLIDEVLRPLMSGKEAAVYVVRCGDELRCAKVYKEANNRSFRQAVKYQEGRKVRSSRDARAMAKGSKHGRKEKEENWQNAEVAALFRLADAGVRVPKPYDFLDGVLLMEMITGDDGDAAPRLNDVDLHPDDAREFHAFMIGEVVKMLCAGLVHGDLSEFNVLLDGYGPVIIDLPQAVDAAGNNHAFEMLERDVGNMSAYFGRFAPELRFTRYAKEMWALYEDGKLTPETELTGEFAEPEDAADLDAVMREIKATLADQTRKEALRNATDEPTDEPPTPPWMRN, translated from the coding sequence ATGAAAACGCCAAAACGACTCGAGCCGCTTGTCGAGGATGGGCTGATCGACGAAGTGCTGCGGCCGCTGATGAGCGGCAAGGAAGCAGCGGTCTATGTGGTGCGCTGCGGCGACGAGCTGCGCTGCGCAAAGGTCTACAAGGAGGCCAACAACCGGAGTTTTCGCCAGGCCGTCAAGTATCAGGAAGGTCGCAAGGTGCGTAGCAGCCGCGATGCCCGTGCGATGGCCAAGGGCTCCAAACACGGGCGCAAGGAAAAGGAAGAAAACTGGCAGAACGCTGAAGTCGCTGCGTTGTTCCGCCTGGCCGATGCGGGCGTGCGCGTGCCCAAGCCTTACGATTTTCTCGACGGTGTGCTGCTGATGGAGATGATCACGGGCGACGATGGCGATGCCGCGCCGCGTCTCAACGACGTCGATCTGCATCCTGACGATGCGCGCGAATTCCACGCGTTCATGATCGGCGAGGTAGTGAAGATGCTTTGCGCCGGTCTGGTCCATGGCGATCTGTCCGAATTCAACGTGCTGCTCGACGGCTACGGGCCGGTGATCATCGACCTGCCGCAGGCGGTCGACGCTGCCGGCAACAACCACGCGTTCGAGATGCTCGAGCGCGACGTGGGCAACATGTCGGCGTACTTTGGCAGGTTCGCCCCTGAACTCAGGTTCACCCGCTATGCCAAGGAAATGTGGGCGCTCTATGAAGACGGCAAGCTCACCCCGGAAACAGAGCTGACCGGCGAATTCGCAGAACCGGAAGACGCCGCGGATCTCGACGCGGTGATGCGCGAGATCAAGGCGACCCTGGCTGATCAGACTCGCAAGGAGGCGCTGCGCAACGCCACGGACGAGCCGACTGACGAACCGCCTACGCCGCCGTGGATGCGTAACTGA
- the bfr gene encoding bacterioferritin → MQGQPQVIEYLKELLRGELAARDQYFLHSRMYADWGFSKLYERINHEMEEETQHADALLQRILFLEGTPDMTPEPLNVGHTVPDMLRSDLALEYKVRAALAKGIELAEQHGDYPTRDILAAQLMDTEEDHAYWLEQQLGLIDRIGLQNYLQSQA, encoded by the coding sequence ATGCAAGGTCAGCCACAGGTCATCGAATACCTCAAGGAACTGCTGCGTGGGGAGCTGGCCGCGCGCGATCAGTATTTCCTGCACTCGCGGATGTACGCCGACTGGGGCTTCAGCAAACTCTACGAGCGCATCAACCACGAGATGGAAGAGGAAACCCAGCACGCTGACGCATTGCTGCAGCGCATCCTGTTCCTCGAAGGTACGCCCGACATGACGCCCGAGCCGCTGAACGTCGGGCACACCGTGCCGGACATGCTGCGCAGCGACCTGGCACTGGAATACAAGGTGCGGGCCGCGCTGGCCAAGGGAATCGAGCTGGCCGAACAGCACGGCGACTATCCGACGCGCGACATTCTCGCCGCGCAACTGATGGATACCGAAGAAGATCATGCCTACTGGCTGGAGCAGCAGCTCGGGCTGATCGATCGCATCGGCCTGCAAAACTACCTGCAATCGCAGGCGTAA
- the cueR gene encoding Cu(I)-responsive transcriptional regulator, which translates to MNIGQAAKKTGLSAKMIRYYESIDLISPAGRSANGYRHYGQEDLHRLAFIKRSRDLGFSLEEVGKLLTLWQDRQRASADVKALAGAHIDALNQKIAELVGLRDTLQQLIDHCHGDDRPDCPILKDLESGGCC; encoded by the coding sequence ATGAACATTGGCCAAGCGGCGAAGAAAACCGGATTGTCGGCGAAGATGATCCGCTACTACGAATCCATCGACCTGATCAGCCCCGCCGGGCGCAGTGCCAACGGCTATCGCCATTACGGTCAGGAAGACCTGCACCGCCTCGCCTTCATCAAGCGTTCGCGGGACCTTGGGTTTTCTCTGGAGGAAGTAGGCAAGCTGCTGACGCTCTGGCAGGACCGCCAGCGCGCCAGTGCCGACGTCAAGGCGTTGGCCGGCGCGCATATCGACGCGCTGAACCAGAAGATCGCCGAGCTGGTGGGCCTGCGCGACACGCTGCAACAGTTGATCGACCATTGCCACGGCGACGACCGCCCGGACTGCCCGATCCTAAAGGATCTGGAGTCCGGCGGCTGCTGTTGA
- a CDS encoding heavy metal translocating P-type ATPase gives MSISTYTLPISGMTCASCAGRVERALLKVSGVQHAAVNLAAEQVRVETAAGNVAELIQAVEDAGYGVPVHTLELAVDGMTCASCVGRVERALLKVPGVRSASVNLASERAHVDVLGAVDPTALIQAVEAAGYEARTSGTERPDTGDAGRRMRRERAAVIAALALSAPLVIPMFGELFGLHWMLPPWLQLLLATPVQFILGARFYIAGWKAVRAGAGNMDLLVAIGTSAGYGLSLYQWWAAPAGQVPHLYFEASAVVIALVLLGKYLESRAKRQTSAAIRALEALRPERAVRVVDGREEDVAIAAIRLGDHVLVKPGERFPVDGEVVEGESQADEALISGESLPVAKTPGDRVTGGAINGEGRLLVRTTALGGETVLARIIRLVEDAQAAKAPIQKLVDKVSQVFVPAVLIIACFTLAGWLLAGAPADVALINAVAVLVIACPCALGLATPAAIMAGTGVAARHGILIKDAEALEIAHAVNAVAFDKTGTLTSGQPRIVHLLAVDGNEASLLQQAGALQRGSEHPLAQAVLHRCAEEGLAIATVRRSQSLTGRGIAGELDGRSLALGNRRLLDDSGLQPGALNADAHAWEAEGRTLSWLIETAPQSRVLGLFAFGDSLKPGAAKAIADLEARHIRSHLITGDNRGSARAVAEALHIDSVHAEVLPADKAATVSALKQGGAVVAMVGDGINDAPALAAADVGIAMGTGTDVAMHAAGITLMRGDPRLVPAALEISRLTYRKIQQNLFWAFIYNLVGIPLAAFGFLSPVVAGAAMALSSVSVVSNALLLRRWKPGA, from the coding sequence ATGTCCATCTCAACCTACACCCTGCCCATTAGCGGAATGACCTGCGCCAGCTGTGCCGGACGGGTCGAGCGCGCCCTGCTGAAAGTGTCCGGCGTACAACACGCAGCCGTGAACCTGGCGGCCGAACAGGTGCGGGTGGAGACCGCCGCAGGCAACGTCGCCGAGCTTATCCAGGCCGTGGAGGACGCCGGCTATGGCGTGCCGGTACACACGCTGGAACTGGCGGTCGACGGCATGACCTGCGCCAGCTGCGTCGGCCGCGTCGAACGCGCCCTGCTCAAGGTCCCCGGGGTCCGCAGCGCCTCGGTCAACCTGGCCAGCGAGCGTGCCCATGTCGACGTGCTCGGCGCCGTCGATCCGACGGCACTGATCCAGGCCGTCGAAGCCGCAGGCTACGAGGCCCGCACCAGCGGCACCGAACGACCGGACACGGGCGATGCAGGACGCCGTATGCGCCGCGAGCGCGCTGCGGTGATCGCCGCGCTGGCATTGTCGGCGCCGCTGGTGATACCGATGTTCGGCGAACTGTTCGGCCTCCACTGGATGCTGCCGCCGTGGCTGCAATTGCTGCTCGCAACCCCCGTGCAGTTCATCCTCGGTGCGCGCTTTTATATCGCCGGCTGGAAGGCCGTGCGCGCGGGTGCCGGCAACATGGACCTGTTGGTCGCTATCGGCACCAGCGCCGGTTATGGCCTGAGCCTCTATCAGTGGTGGGCGGCGCCAGCCGGGCAGGTGCCGCATCTGTATTTCGAAGCCTCGGCAGTGGTGATCGCCCTGGTATTGCTGGGCAAATACCTCGAAAGCCGCGCCAAACGTCAGACCAGCGCCGCGATCCGCGCACTCGAAGCACTGCGCCCGGAGCGCGCGGTGAGGGTCGTCGATGGCCGCGAAGAGGACGTCGCCATCGCCGCGATACGGCTGGGCGACCACGTACTGGTCAAGCCAGGTGAACGTTTTCCGGTCGATGGAGAGGTGGTCGAAGGCGAGAGCCAGGCCGACGAAGCACTGATCAGCGGCGAAAGCCTGCCCGTGGCCAAGACGCCGGGAGACCGCGTCACGGGCGGTGCAATCAACGGCGAAGGTCGATTGCTGGTCCGCACCACCGCACTGGGCGGCGAGACCGTGCTGGCGCGCATCATCCGGCTGGTCGAAGACGCGCAGGCAGCGAAAGCGCCGATCCAGAAGCTGGTGGACAAAGTCAGCCAGGTGTTCGTCCCGGCCGTACTGATCATTGCCTGTTTCACCTTGGCCGGCTGGTTGCTGGCCGGCGCCCCGGCCGACGTCGCGTTGATCAACGCCGTTGCCGTGCTGGTCATCGCCTGTCCCTGCGCGCTCGGCCTGGCCACCCCGGCGGCGATCATGGCCGGTACCGGCGTGGCGGCGCGCCACGGCATCCTGATCAAGGACGCCGAGGCGCTCGAAATCGCTCATGCCGTCAACGCCGTGGCCTTCGACAAGACCGGTACCCTGACCTCCGGCCAACCGCGCATCGTTCATCTGCTGGCGGTGGACGGCAACGAGGCGAGCCTCCTGCAACAGGCCGGTGCGCTGCAACGTGGCAGCGAACACCCGTTGGCTCAGGCGGTGCTCCACCGCTGCGCCGAGGAGGGCCTGGCGATCGCCACGGTACGCCGAAGCCAGTCACTGACAGGGCGCGGCATTGCCGGTGAACTCGATGGCCGTTCTCTCGCGCTGGGCAACCGGCGACTGCTCGATGACAGCGGGCTGCAACCAGGCGCACTGAACGCCGACGCGCACGCCTGGGAAGCCGAAGGGCGCACCCTGTCATGGCTCATCGAGACGGCTCCGCAGTCACGGGTGCTTGGCTTGTTCGCCTTCGGTGACAGCCTCAAACCGGGTGCAGCCAAGGCCATTGCCGACCTCGAGGCACGGCATATCCGCAGCCACCTGATCACAGGCGACAACCGAGGCAGCGCCCGCGCGGTGGCCGAGGCGCTGCACATCGACAGCGTGCACGCCGAGGTCTTGCCAGCGGACAAGGCCGCCACCGTTTCAGCGCTGAAACAAGGCGGCGCGGTCGTGGCCATGGTCGGCGACGGAATCAACGACGCTCCGGCCCTGGCCGCCGCCGATGTGGGCATCGCCATGGGCACCGGGACCGATGTAGCCATGCATGCCGCCGGCATCACGCTGATGCGCGGCGACCCCCGGCTGGTGCCGGCGGCCCTGGAGATCAGCCGGCTCACCTATCGCAAGATCCAGCAAAACCTCTTCTGGGCCTTCATCTACAACCTCGTGGGTATCCCGCTGGCGGCCTTCGGCTTTCTCAGCCCGGTGGTAGCCGGGGCAGCGATGGCGCTGTCCAGCGTCAGCGTGGTCAGCAATGCCCTCTTGCTCAGACGCTGGAAGCCGGGGGCGTGA
- a CDS encoding heavy-metal-associated domain-containing protein, with the protein MQTFNVHGMTCAHCERAVTRAIQALDPQAGVRVDLDAGVVQVESALSDAAIREAIEQEGYRIE; encoded by the coding sequence ATGCAGACCTTCAACGTACACGGCATGACCTGCGCGCATTGCGAACGCGCGGTAACACGGGCTATCCAGGCGCTAGATCCCCAGGCGGGGGTCCGCGTAGACCTGGATGCCGGGGTGGTTCAGGTCGAAAGCGCGCTAAGCGATGCGGCGATTCGCGAGGCGATCGAGCAGGAGGGTTATCGGATCGAATGA
- a CDS encoding TetR family transcriptional regulator: MRRTKEDAEKTRIALLASAERLFLDKGVAHTSLDQIARDAGVTRGAVYWHFQNKAHLFHEMLNQVRLPPEQMTERLCSCTQAQPLQALRDLCLEGIGALGRDEQKRRVLTILLHRCEFTEELREAEERHHAFINLFIELCEKLLEQAADCLYPGVTPRLAARTVHGLMVGLFSDWTRDPGLFDPQIDGPALVDPLFRGLVRDWDTAATVVN; this comes from the coding sequence ATGCGAAGAACCAAAGAAGACGCCGAAAAGACCCGTATCGCCCTGCTCGCTTCCGCCGAGCGACTATTTCTGGACAAGGGTGTGGCGCATACCAGCCTCGATCAGATCGCCCGCGATGCCGGCGTGACCCGCGGGGCCGTGTATTGGCACTTTCAAAACAAAGCCCATCTGTTTCACGAGATGCTCAATCAGGTACGCCTTCCGCCGGAGCAGATGACCGAGCGACTCTGCAGCTGTACCCAGGCGCAACCTCTGCAGGCATTGCGCGACCTCTGCCTGGAGGGCATTGGCGCGCTGGGCCGTGACGAACAGAAGCGCCGGGTGTTGACCATCCTGTTGCACCGCTGTGAATTCACCGAGGAACTTCGCGAAGCGGAAGAGCGCCACCACGCCTTCATCAACCTGTTCATCGAACTCTGCGAAAAACTGCTGGAACAGGCCGCGGACTGCCTGTATCCGGGCGTGACGCCGCGACTGGCCGCGCGCACGGTGCACGGACTGATGGTCGGCCTGTTCAGCGACTGGACCCGGGACCCAGGGCTGTTCGACCCACAAATCGACGGCCCGGCGCTGGTCGACCCGCTCTTCCGGGGTCTGGTGCGCGACTGGGACACCGCGGCCACGGTAGTCAATTGA
- a CDS encoding Bcr/CflA family multidrug efflux MFS transporter: MPLAILLILGALSAFGPLAIDFYLPAFPAMARAFATDVEHVQLSLAAYFVGLAFGQLIYGPLADRYGRRWPLLVGVTLFTLASLACAFAPSLDGLIAARFVQALGGCAGIVVTRAVVRDSCDPVQGAKVFSQLMLVMGLAPILAPLAGGILMNAFGWQSIFVSLTVFSALCGIAVALRLPETLPADAPKHPLSGTLGRYVALFRDREFIAFALAGGVAMAGMFAYIAGSPFVFIELYGVPAEHYGWLFGSNAAGFILVSQINARLLRLRGPGFWLRRFVWFYFACGATLLVIALAEPDALWPLLIPLFAGLASLGSILPNATACAMARQGQQAGLASALMGSLQFCVAAIASAMVGWLHDGTAMPMALLITVCALVAACLAWYTGQSAVSTRSEDIASS, encoded by the coding sequence ATGCCCCTTGCGATTCTGCTCATTCTGGGCGCTCTCAGCGCCTTCGGCCCGTTGGCGATCGATTTCTATCTACCCGCGTTCCCGGCTATGGCGCGCGCTTTTGCCACAGACGTGGAGCACGTTCAGCTGTCGCTGGCAGCCTATTTCGTCGGTCTGGCCTTCGGTCAGCTGATTTACGGGCCATTGGCCGACCGGTACGGGCGGCGCTGGCCCCTGTTGGTCGGCGTCACGCTGTTTACCCTGGCCTCGCTCGCGTGCGCATTCGCACCTTCGCTGGACGGGTTGATCGCAGCGCGTTTCGTCCAGGCGCTGGGTGGCTGCGCGGGCATCGTGGTGACCCGTGCCGTGGTGCGTGACAGCTGCGATCCGGTGCAAGGCGCCAAGGTTTTTTCACAGCTGATGCTGGTCATGGGGCTGGCGCCGATTCTCGCCCCGCTGGCGGGTGGGATCTTGATGAATGCCTTCGGATGGCAGTCGATCTTCGTATCGCTGACCGTGTTCAGCGCGCTTTGCGGAATTGCGGTTGCACTGCGGCTGCCGGAAACACTGCCGGCCGATGCCCCGAAACACCCGCTGAGCGGTACCTTGGGGCGCTACGTCGCCTTGTTCCGCGACCGTGAATTCATTGCCTTCGCGCTTGCCGGTGGTGTGGCGATGGCGGGCATGTTTGCCTACATCGCCGGCTCGCCGTTCGTCTTTATCGAATTGTACGGCGTACCGGCCGAGCATTATGGCTGGCTGTTCGGCAGCAATGCGGCGGGATTCATCCTGGTCTCGCAGATCAACGCGCGGTTGCTGCGCCTGCGAGGGCCGGGCTTCTGGCTACGGCGCTTCGTCTGGTTCTACTTCGCCTGTGGTGCGACCTTGCTTGTCATCGCCCTGGCCGAGCCGGACGCACTGTGGCCGTTGCTGATCCCACTGTTCGCCGGGTTGGCGAGCCTCGGCAGTATCCTGCCGAATGCGACGGCCTGTGCCATGGCCAGGCAGGGCCAGCAGGCGGGGCTGGCCTCGGCCCTGATGGGCAGCCTGCAGTTCTGCGTGGCTGCCATCGCCTCGGCCATGGTCGGTTGGCTGCACGACGGCACGGCCATGCCGATGGCGCTGCTGATCACGGTATGTGCGCTGGTGGCGGCGTGCCTGGCCTGGTACACCGGCCAGAGCGCCGTTTCGACGCGCAGCGAGGACATCGCCTCATCCTGA
- a CDS encoding zinc-binding alcohol dehydrogenase family protein, whose amino-acid sequence MKAIGYRQSLPIDDPRSLLDVELPEPTPGPRDLLVEVRAISVNPVDTKIRMRVQPEDGQYQVLGWDVAGVVRAVGSEVELFEPGDEVFYAGALDRPGANSQLHRVDERIVGRKPASLDFAAAAALPLTSITAWELLFERLQIREGKEDQDQRLLIIGAAGGVGSILTQLARQLTGIKVIGSASRSDTSRWVRELGAHEVIDHSQPLAEELRRLGIDDVTHVASLTHTDSHLPQIVEALRPQGRLALIDDPASLDVSLLKRKSLSLHWEFMYTRSLYQTPDMIAQHQLLNRVAELVDRGVLKTTLGEHYGTINAQNLRRAHAFIESGKAKGKIVLEGF is encoded by the coding sequence ATGAAAGCCATCGGTTACCGACAGTCATTACCCATTGACGATCCACGCTCGTTGCTCGACGTCGAATTGCCCGAACCCACGCCCGGACCGCGTGACCTGCTGGTCGAGGTGCGCGCCATCTCGGTGAACCCGGTCGACACCAAGATTCGCATGCGCGTCCAGCCGGAAGATGGCCAGTACCAGGTACTCGGCTGGGACGTGGCCGGCGTGGTGCGGGCAGTCGGCAGCGAGGTGGAGCTTTTCGAGCCGGGCGATGAGGTCTTCTATGCCGGCGCGCTGGACCGCCCCGGTGCGAACAGCCAACTGCATCGGGTCGACGAACGCATCGTTGGGCGCAAGCCTGCCTCGCTGGACTTCGCCGCCGCAGCGGCACTGCCGCTCACATCGATTACCGCCTGGGAACTGCTGTTCGAACGCCTGCAAATCCGCGAAGGGAAGGAGGATCAGGATCAGCGCCTGCTCATCATCGGCGCAGCCGGTGGGGTCGGCTCCATCCTCACCCAGTTGGCGCGGCAGTTGACCGGGATCAAGGTGATAGGCAGCGCGTCGCGCAGCGACACCAGCCGCTGGGTTCGCGAACTCGGTGCCCACGAAGTGATCGATCATAGCCAGCCGCTCGCCGAAGAACTCCGGCGCCTGGGCATCGACGACGTCACTCACGTGGCCAGCCTGACCCACACCGATTCGCATTTGCCACAGATCGTCGAGGCGCTGCGGCCTCAAGGTCGCCTGGCGCTGATCGACGACCCGGCGAGCCTGGATGTCAGCCTGCTCAAGCGCAAGAGCCTGTCGCTGCATTGGGAGTTCATGTACACCCGCTCGCTGTACCAGACGCCCGACATGATTGCCCAGCATCAACTGCTCAACCGCGTCGCCGAATTGGTCGACCGCGGGGTGCTCAAGACCACCCTGGGCGAGCACTACGGCACGATCAATGCGCAGAATCTGCGCCGCGCTCATGCGTTCATCGAAAGCGGCAAGGCCAAGGGCAAGATCGTGCTCGAAGGGTTCTGA
- a CDS encoding LysR family transcriptional regulator, with the protein MLRSDDLQVFVLTAELGSLSAAARRMELSPAVASAALKRLEAGLGCRLLVRSTRSLRLTAEGDQYLGHARAALQSLAEGQQLLTGGRASISGQLQLAAPSDFGRNVLLPWLDDFQLQHPLISLRLLLADRNADLFRQPVDVALRYGPPDDSSLVALAVAAANRRVLCAAPGYLARHGAPQRLGELADHNCLRFMLAGRVHGRWRFQDGRKELVQEVRGDRISDDADVVRRWALAGRGVVYKSWLDVAQDVQAGRLVVLLPELLGEPAPLNLICAHRAHLGETLRLLREHLVARCRVLLEHAPFIP; encoded by the coding sequence ATGCTGCGATCCGATGATTTGCAGGTGTTCGTCCTGACGGCGGAGCTGGGCAGCTTGTCCGCTGCGGCCCGGCGAATGGAATTGTCACCGGCGGTGGCGAGCGCCGCGCTGAAGCGGCTGGAAGCGGGGCTGGGCTGTCGCTTGCTGGTGCGTTCGACCCGCAGCCTCCGGTTGACGGCCGAGGGCGATCAGTATCTGGGGCACGCCCGCGCGGCCCTGCAGAGCCTGGCAGAGGGACAACAGCTGCTGACGGGCGGCAGGGCGTCGATCAGCGGCCAGCTGCAACTGGCTGCACCCTCGGACTTTGGCCGCAATGTGCTGTTGCCCTGGCTGGACGACTTCCAGCTTCAGCACCCGCTGATCAGCCTGCGACTCTTGTTGGCCGACCGAAATGCCGATCTGTTTCGCCAGCCCGTGGACGTCGCTTTGCGCTATGGACCGCCGGACGATTCCAGCCTGGTGGCCCTTGCAGTGGCGGCCGCCAATCGACGCGTGCTCTGTGCCGCGCCGGGTTACCTGGCACGGCATGGCGCGCCACAGCGGCTGGGCGAACTGGCCGATCACAATTGTCTGCGCTTCATGCTGGCCGGCCGGGTTCATGGCCGCTGGCGTTTCCAGGACGGTCGCAAGGAGTTGGTGCAGGAGGTGCGCGGCGATCGCATCAGCGACGATGCCGACGTGGTGCGTCGCTGGGCACTGGCGGGGCGGGGCGTGGTATATAAATCCTGGCTCGATGTGGCCCAGGATGTTCAGGCAGGACGGCTGGTCGTACTGCTGCCGGAGCTGTTGGGTGAGCCGGCGCCGCTGAACCTGATCTGTGCGCACCGAGCGCACCTCGGGGAAACCCTGCGGCTGCTGCGTGAACATCTGGTTGCGCGTTGCCGCGTGCTGCTCGAGCATGCACCCTTCATACCGTGA
- a CDS encoding adenosine deaminase has translation MYEWLNALPKAELHLHLEGALEPELLFRLAERNKIALPWDTVDALRSAYAFGNLQEFLDLYYAGADVLRTEQDFYDLTWAYLQKCEEQNVVHTEPFFDPQTHTDRGIAFEVAMRGISGALADGRELLGISSGLILSFLRHLPEEEAFKTLEQAMPFRDAFFAVGLDSSEMGHPPSKFERVFAKARAEGFLAVAHAGEEGPPDYIWQALDLLKVSRIDHGVRAAEDPKLVERLIEQQIPLTVCPLSNTKLCVFDDMSQHNILRLLEQGVKVTVNSDDPAYFGGYVTENFMALHESLGMTQEQARRLAQNSLDARLAK, from the coding sequence ATGTACGAATGGCTCAATGCCTTGCCCAAAGCCGAGCTGCACCTGCACCTCGAAGGCGCTCTCGAACCTGAATTGCTTTTTCGTCTCGCCGAGCGCAACAAGATCGCCCTGCCCTGGGACACCGTCGATGCGCTGCGCAGCGCCTATGCCTTTGGCAACCTGCAGGAGTTTCTGGACCTCTACTATGCCGGCGCCGATGTGCTGCGTACCGAGCAGGATTTCTATGACCTGACCTGGGCGTACTTGCAAAAGTGCGAAGAACAGAATGTGGTCCACACCGAGCCCTTCTTCGACCCGCAGACCCATACCGACCGTGGTATCGCCTTTGAAGTCGCCATGCGCGGCATCAGCGGGGCCCTGGCCGATGGCCGTGAATTGCTGGGCATCAGTAGCGGCCTGATCCTCAGTTTCCTGCGTCACCTGCCCGAAGAAGAAGCCTTCAAGACACTGGAACAGGCGATGCCGTTTCGCGATGCCTTCTTTGCGGTCGGCCTCGACAGCTCGGAGATGGGCCATCCGCCGAGCAAATTCGAGCGGGTCTTCGCCAAGGCGCGTGCCGAAGGTTTCCTCGCGGTCGCGCATGCCGGCGAAGAAGGCCCACCGGACTATATCTGGCAAGCGCTGGACCTGCTCAAGGTCAGCCGAATCGACCATGGCGTTCGCGCCGCCGAGGACCCGAAGCTCGTCGAACGCCTCATCGAACAGCAGATACCGCTGACCGTCTGCCCGCTATCGAACACCAAGCTCTGCGTATTCGACGACATGAGCCAGCACAACATCCTGCGGCTGCTGGAGCAAGGGGTGAAGGTGACAGTGAATTCTGACGACCCAGCCTACTTTGGCGGTTACGTGACCGAAAACTTCATGGCGCTGCATGAGAGCCTCGGCATGACGCAAGAGCAGGCGCGGCGCCTGGCGCAGAACAGCCTCGACGCACGGCTGGCCAAGTGA
- a CDS encoding IMPACT family protein: protein MPYTLAAPCEFQEIIRKSRFLAKAAPVNSAEEAQAFLEAVSDPSATHNCWAWKIGNQYRFSDDGEPGGTAGRPMLTAIEGQACDRVVVVVIRWFGGIQLGTGGLARAYGGSVAKCLQAGERIELVRRDRYHCHCRFAELPLLKARLNEHDALLESETFDAEGAELVLALPPEQQPRLAQLLADISRGRSVLRSLDG from the coding sequence ATGCCGTACACCCTTGCCGCGCCCTGTGAATTCCAGGAAATCATCCGCAAGAGCCGCTTTCTCGCGAAGGCCGCCCCTGTGAACAGCGCCGAAGAAGCCCAGGCCTTCCTTGAGGCTGTCAGCGACCCCAGCGCAACGCACAACTGCTGGGCGTGGAAGATTGGCAACCAGTATCGCTTCAGCGATGACGGCGAGCCGGGCGGAACCGCGGGACGGCCGATGCTCACTGCGATAGAGGGCCAGGCCTGCGACCGGGTCGTGGTCGTGGTGATCCGCTGGTTTGGCGGCATTCAGCTCGGTACCGGAGGCCTGGCCCGCGCGTACGGCGGGTCGGTTGCCAAATGCCTGCAGGCCGGTGAGCGCATCGAGCTGGTTAGACGAGATCGCTACCACTGTCACTGCCGCTTCGCCGAGCTGCCACTGCTCAAGGCGCGTTTGAACGAACACGACGCCCTGCTCGAAAGCGAGACATTCGATGCCGAGGGCGCCGAACTGGTGCTGGCCTTGCCACCTGAACAACAACCACGGCTGGCGCAACTGCTCGCCGATATCAGCCGCGGGCGAAGTGTGCTGCGCTCGCTCGACGGCTGA
- a CDS encoding four-helix bundle copper-binding protein yields MLNSKYQACIQACSNCALVCETCAASCLREDEVKMMARCIQLDRDCADLCAMAALLMTRDSPYASAFCKLCAGVCRDCAEECAKHQMDHCQACADACRTCAEECEKMAA; encoded by the coding sequence ATGCTCAATTCCAAGTATCAGGCGTGTATCCAGGCGTGCTCCAACTGTGCGCTGGTCTGTGAAACCTGTGCGGCCTCCTGCCTGCGCGAGGACGAGGTGAAGATGATGGCTCGCTGCATCCAGCTGGATCGCGACTGCGCCGACCTGTGCGCCATGGCCGCGCTGCTGATGACTCGGGACAGCCCTTATGCGTCGGCGTTCTGCAAGCTCTGCGCAGGCGTCTGCCGCGATTGCGCGGAGGAATGCGCCAAGCACCAGATGGACCATTGCCAGGCCTGTGCCGATGCCTGCCGCACCTGCGCCGAGGAATGCGAGAAGATGGCGGCCTGA